TCGTTTCCCGCTGGATGCGATCGCGCAGGGTACAGACAAGGAATTTATCAAAGCCCGTGCTGATATTAAAGCAAAATGGGTGGCTGCCTATAATGGCTAAAAATGTAAGAGGGTATCTCAGCTCCTGGATGAGATGCTCTCTTTTTTTTATTCCAGTTGGATTTCTTTTTTCGTCTCATTGCCCGGTAGATCTACGGCAATGACTGTTATCGTTGCGCCGCCTGGCAAATTCGCTGCCCGGTAATACCAGTCTACACCATTCCGGCTTAACACGGCCTTCCCTTTTTCAAGCAGGATACCTGCTGCATCAGTAATTTTCACATCTACTGCTGCAATGGCAAATTTATCTCTGACAGTAACAACTACAGTGCTGTCTTTGGCCTGGATATTTTGTACTTCGGGCGACTTAAGCGCATCGCTGATCGCCATGTTCCAGGCATTCTGTCCGGGGCCTGCTTTGGATTGATAATAGGCCTTCATTTCAGGATCTTTCAGGATGGCCCTGGCATAGCCGACCGCTTCCGCCATTTTCTGCCTGGCAAGTACCTGGTTTTTAGTGGGTTTTTTCCTTGACCGGCCGCGTTTTTTTGCTACGATCGTCTGGCCATTGCGCTTGTAAATCGAGATCTGATCGCCGATACTTCCTTCCACGTACTGGAATAAGGCGTTGTCTTTTAATAAAGCCATAAAAGCTGTTTTGGGGTGATGCATACAAGGTTAATGAATATTGCCGGTTTATAGTCCATCTATTGTGCTAAATGAGTATTGATACATCACTTTTTCGTCACTTGAACGTCGCTTTAATATCGATTTGATATTAAAGCGACGTTCAAGTGACGTTTTAGTATAGTTATAATGTAATAGTGGCTCAATAGACGGCCTATGGTCTTCTGCTACAAAAGCATTCATGAGGGCATTTACCAGGGAGTATGGAACCCATTTGCAGGAAAAAAAAGAGGGCGTCTTTAAAAAGACACCCTCTTCCTGAGTAATACATTGTCTAAAAAATAACCATTAAAATAGGTCGCCGTTATCGTTGGCTTTTACTTTGATCCGTTTTGTACCATTTTCCAGGACAAGTCTGTATTTAGACTCATTGTCTCTGTCTTTGATGTACGTAATCAGGTATACATCTTTGCAAATGGTCCAACCCGGGTATTTTTTTGCTACTGCAGCTGTTAGAGATGTAGGTAATAATTCGAGTTCATATCTTTCCGCTGTACGGATCAGTTTTCCGCTTTTATCGTAAGCAGCCAGTGTCTGACCTTCAGGTATTGCAAAGGAAACAAAGTATGAATCATATTCATCTTCGTAGTAGTTGACAGCAGTCTTTAGGTCATATGCGGCAGAAGTGATTGTCAGTGGCTGTACTGGCTGTGCTTCTTCTTTTCCGTTCACTGTTTTGATAAACTTATAACTGGTTGCCTGTAAGTTGACAGATGGTCCGCCAGGAGCAGCAGTAGTTTGTGCGGATGATGAAAGGAAATTGGTCAGCATCAGAGCGATGGCTACAAGCATGAATTTTATGTATTTCATAGCTTAAGGTTTAAGTTTTAATCTTACTTCAAAATTCCTTCATCTTACAGGCAAAACTATTGACATGCATCATGGTGCATTGTAAATAGCATCATCGTTCGCCATGACTAAGGTCAGGCGCGGAAAAATAACTTGATAATCAAGTGGATTTAGAAGCCTTCTTCAATAGCAAAACTTACTTTTTCACGTGTGGCAGGATGTACAAATTCAATTTCTGCAGCATGCAGGTACATTCTTTCGGAAGGGGTTCCATACAGGTCATCTCCCACAATGGGGGCATTCAGCCCGGATGCATGAGCTGAGTGCATACGGAGTTGATGCGTTCTGCCTGTAAGCGGCCAGAAATTGACTTTGGTTGTATCAGCGTAGCGTTTCACAACTTCCCATTTAGTAACGCTCTTTTTCCCTGTTTCAAAGCAAACCAGTTGCCGGGGGCGGTTGAACAGATCTGGACCCAGGGGCAGATCAATCATGCCGCCTGACTGGTGAATAACTTTCGATAGCAGTGCTGTATAGCGTTTTCGTACTGTTCTCTGTAAGAATTGTCGTTGGATATGCTTATGGGCTGACGGGGTTTTGGCAACGACGAGGAGTCCTGAAGTATCCATATCTAATCTATGAATTATCAGGGGTTCAGTAGCTAGTAGACCCTGTTTTAACCTGCTATATACAGAATCATCGATGTTCACACCGGGTACAGAACGTAAACCGGAAGGTTTGTTGACCACGACAAAACTATCGTCCTCAAAGATGATTTCGAGCGGATGACGGTCTTCTTTAATATCGAGCAGGGGATTGGCGTCTATTTCAATACCTTCGAGCATATGGGCCAGAATTGGCTTGCATTTTCCGGTACAGGCGGGATAGAATTGCTGGTGCTTCCGGATGTCGGATTTTGGAGAAGCACCCCACCAGAACTCCGCCATAGCAATAGGCTGCAGACCATTCTTAAATGCGAATTGCAATAACTTGGGGAGGGCGCATTCACCACTGCCAGCCGGTGGCTTGCCAAAAGGTGTTTCTTTGAAGATTTCCTGGAGGCTCTTTCTTTTTAGGTCCTTATTTAGAAAACTATATTGTTCAAAGATCTGTTGCTGCAGATCGGCCGATCGTTCTTTGCGCTCGTTCTTTAAAGGTTCGATCTGTGCATCGAAAGCCACTACCTGCGCCTGCAACTCCCTGATCGTTTGCATCCACTCATCACTGAGGTATTTCAACTGGCGTTTATCGGCCAGGC
This window of the Chitinophaga sancti genome carries:
- a CDS encoding RluA family pseudouridine synthase, producing MGDKIAYFSGESIKDIALPERFTFPFFYEPHPLSRLAAADLQYYLETHTGLDHNFGLENDTDGAPIGKMFGVLVIKDQQGRLGYLSGFSGKLANSNDHPKFVPPVFDMLTENSFFLQGLEIITGINTRIDQLSNDENYLRLQLELKEALQTSNTDINALKAQLRLNKENRKLLRATLKERLNEADYAIAEADIINQSLADKRQLKYLSDEWMQTIRELQAQVVAFDAQIEPLKNERKERSADLQQQIFEQYSFLNKDLKRKSLQEIFKETPFGKPPAGSGECALPKLLQFAFKNGLQPIAMAEFWWGASPKSDIRKHQQFYPACTGKCKPILAHMLEGIEIDANPLLDIKEDRHPLEIIFEDDSFVVVNKPSGLRSVPGVNIDDSVYSRLKQGLLATEPLIIHRLDMDTSGLLVVAKTPSAHKHIQRQFLQRTVRKRYTALLSKVIHQSGGMIDLPLGPDLFNRPRQLVCFETGKKSVTKWEVVKRYADTTKVNFWPLTGRTHQLRMHSAHASGLNAPIVGDDLYGTPSERMYLHAAEIEFVHPATREKVSFAIEEGF
- a CDS encoding nicotinate-nucleotide adenylyltransferase, translating into MKYIKFMLVAIALMLTNFLSSSAQTTAAPGGPSVNLQATSYKFIKTVNGKEEAQPVQPLTITSAAYDLKTAVNYYEDEYDSYFVSFAIPEGQTLAAYDKSGKLIRTAERYELELLPTSLTAAVAKKYPGWTICKDVYLITYIKDRDNESKYRLVLENGTKRIKVKANDNGDLF